The following coding sequences lie in one Apium graveolens cultivar Ventura chromosome 3, ASM990537v1, whole genome shotgun sequence genomic window:
- the LOC141713831 gene encoding putative inactive beta-glucosidase 14 yields MTTVGYSAPRGEDVTVKDILNDTKRIEFHKAYLASLARAIRNGADVRGYFAWTLLDDFEWVFGYDVRFGFYYVDPHTLDRIPKLSVMWYNSFLTKNDSFSRKEEAY; encoded by the exons ATGACTACTGTAGGTTATTCTGCCCCACGTGGGGAAGATGTTACAGTAAAAGACATTCTAAATGACACAAAGCGGATTGAATTTCATAAAGCATACCTTGCTTCTCTGGCACGCGCAATTAG GAATGGCGCTGATGTGCGTGGATATTTTGCATGGACATTGTTGGATGATTTTGAATGGGTATTTGGATATGATGTGAGATTCGGATTTTACTATGTGGATCCGCACACACTTGATCGTATCCCCAAGCTTTCTGTCATGTGGTATAACAGTTTCTTGACTAAAAATGATAGCTTCAGTAGGAAAGAAGAAGCATATTGA